A window from Pseudomonas sp. Tri1 encodes these proteins:
- the lipA gene encoding lipoyl synthase: MIPTLDVTERPAPRAKVEAGVKLRGAEKVARIPVKIIPTTELPKKPDWIRVRIPVSPEVDRIKALLRKHKLHSVCEEASCPNLGECFSGGTATFMIMGDICTRRCPFCDVGHGRPKPLDVNEPESLAIAIADLKLKYVVITSVDRDDLRDGGAQHFADCIREIRKLSPNVQLETLVPDYRGRMDIALQITAAEPPDVFNHNLETVPRLYKAARPGSDYQWSLTLLQRFKQMMPHIPTKSGLMLGLGETDEEVIEVMKRMREHDIDMLTLGQYLQPSRSHLPVQRFVHPDTFAWFAEEGYKMGFKNVASGPLVRSSYHADEQAKLVKAELLGS; the protein is encoded by the coding sequence ATGATCCCGACGCTGGATGTTACCGAGCGTCCGGCCCCGCGTGCCAAGGTAGAGGCCGGCGTCAAGCTGCGCGGCGCCGAAAAGGTTGCACGCATCCCGGTCAAGATCATCCCGACCACCGAGTTGCCGAAGAAGCCCGACTGGATTCGCGTGCGCATCCCGGTGTCCCCGGAAGTCGACCGGATCAAGGCCCTGCTGCGCAAACACAAGCTGCACAGCGTCTGCGAAGAAGCCTCCTGCCCGAACCTGGGCGAGTGCTTCTCCGGCGGCACCGCCACGTTCATGATCATGGGCGACATCTGCACCCGTCGCTGCCCGTTCTGCGACGTCGGCCACGGTCGTCCGAAACCCTTGGACGTGAATGAGCCAGAAAGCCTGGCCATCGCCATCGCTGACCTGAAGCTCAAATACGTGGTCATCACCTCGGTGGACCGTGACGACCTGCGTGACGGCGGTGCCCAGCACTTTGCCGATTGCATCCGCGAAATCCGCAAGCTGTCGCCGAACGTCCAGCTGGAAACCCTGGTGCCCGATTACCGTGGCCGTATGGACATCGCCCTGCAAATCACCGCCGCCGAGCCGCCTGATGTGTTCAACCACAACCTGGAAACCGTGCCGCGCCTGTACAAGGCTGCGCGTCCGGGGTCGGATTATCAGTGGTCGCTGACTTTGCTGCAGCGCTTCAAGCAGATGATGCCGCACATTCCGACCAAGTCCGGGTTGATGCTGGGCCTGGGTGAGACTGACGAGGAAGTCATCGAAGTCATGAAGCGCATGCGTGAGCATGACATCGATATGCTGACCCTGGGGCAGTACCTGCAGCCTTCGCGTAGTCACCTGCCGGTGCAGCGTTTTGTGCATCCGGATACCTTTGCCTGGTTTGCTGAGGAAGGGTACAAGATGGGGTTCAAGAACGTTGCTTCGGGGCCGTTGGTGCGGTCTTCGTATCATGCGGATGAGCAGGCTAAGTTGGTCAAGGCTGAGTTGCTCGGGTCCTGA
- the lipB gene encoding lipoyl(octanoyl) transferase LipB — MPGTLGFRELGTMAYEPVWHAMQRFTNERGNTADDEVWLVEHPPVFTQGQAGKAEHLLLPGDIPVVKVDRGGQVTYHGPGQLVAYLLLDVRKLGFGVRELVTRMETCLIELLASYGVTAAAKPDAPGVYVDGAKIASLGLRIRHGCSFHGLALNVDMDLAPFRRINPCGYAGLAMTQLRDHTGSIEFAEVSARLRAQLVKHLDYAEQTTLTGGID; from the coding sequence ATGCCGGGCACGCTGGGCTTTCGCGAGCTGGGCACGATGGCTTACGAGCCGGTCTGGCATGCCATGCAACGCTTCACCAACGAACGCGGTAATACCGCCGACGATGAAGTCTGGCTGGTGGAACACCCGCCGGTGTTCACCCAGGGCCAGGCCGGCAAGGCCGAGCACCTGTTGCTGCCGGGGGATATTCCGGTGGTGAAGGTCGACCGCGGCGGGCAGGTGACCTACCATGGCCCTGGCCAACTGGTCGCCTATCTGTTGCTGGACGTGCGTAAGCTGGGGTTTGGCGTACGCGAGCTGGTCACGCGCATGGAGACATGCCTGATCGAGCTGCTGGCCAGCTACGGCGTGACTGCGGCGGCCAAGCCCGATGCGCCGGGTGTCTACGTCGACGGGGCGAAAATCGCCTCGCTGGGCCTGCGGATCCGCCACGGCTGTTCGTTTCACGGCCTGGCGTTGAACGTGGACATGGATCTGGCGCCGTTTCGACGGATTAATCCCTGTGGCTACGCGGGGCTGGCGATGACCCAGCTGCGCGATCACACAGGATCGATTGAATTTGCCGAGGTAAGTGCCCGGCTGCGCGCGCAGCTCGTCAAACACCTCGACTATGCTGAGCAGACGACCCTTACGGGCGGAATCGACTGA
- a CDS encoding lytic murein transglycosylase, whose protein sequence is MPFCLSRRWPLRQMIVAASVALLVACAEKPTAADAQPLQTAPAVTAPAIVPPVVPTGEDLSIAPTQTFAEWQAGFRKEALAAGIRADLFDRAFIGVSPDMSVIKADRSQPEFARPVWEYLDGALSPLRVRKGQSLIDQHAETLQRIEQRYGVDRQALVAVWGMESNFGQFQGTKSVINSLATLAYEGRRPGFAHAQLIAALQILQQGDIAPEKMLGSWAGAMGQTQFIPTTYNTHAVDFDGDGRRDIWGSATDALASTAHYLQSSGWQRGQPWGFEVRLKEGFNYPLADGAIRKPVSEWLQLGVSLPNGGQVPAGAEHLSAALLLPAGYRGPAFLVLDNFRAILKYNNSSSYALAVSLLSERFAGAGLIDGQWPKDDLPLSRSERIELQTLLGKHNYDAGTPDGIIGANTRKAIRSAQQSFGWPADGYPTHQLLEGLRNR, encoded by the coding sequence ATGCCCTTTTGTCTTTCCCGTCGTTGGCCACTGCGCCAAATGATCGTTGCCGCAAGCGTCGCCCTGCTTGTAGCCTGCGCCGAAAAACCTACCGCCGCCGATGCCCAACCACTCCAGACCGCTCCTGCCGTGACAGCTCCAGCCATCGTGCCGCCTGTGGTGCCGACCGGTGAAGACCTGAGCATTGCGCCCACCCAGACCTTCGCCGAATGGCAGGCCGGGTTTCGCAAGGAAGCATTGGCCGCCGGAATCCGTGCCGACCTGTTCGATCGAGCCTTCATTGGCGTCAGCCCGGACATGAGCGTGATCAAGGCCGACCGCAGCCAGCCGGAATTCGCCCGCCCCGTGTGGGAATACCTCGATGGCGCGCTGTCGCCACTGCGGGTGCGCAAAGGCCAGAGCCTGATCGACCAGCATGCCGAGACCCTGCAACGCATCGAACAGCGCTACGGCGTCGATCGCCAGGCCTTGGTGGCGGTGTGGGGCATGGAAAGCAACTTCGGTCAGTTCCAGGGCACCAAGTCGGTGATCAACTCCCTGGCGACCCTGGCTTATGAAGGACGGCGCCCGGGCTTCGCCCATGCGCAACTGATCGCCGCCCTGCAGATCTTGCAGCAGGGTGATATCGCCCCGGAAAAAATGCTCGGTTCCTGGGCTGGCGCCATGGGCCAGACCCAATTCATCCCCACCACCTACAACACCCACGCGGTGGACTTCGACGGTGACGGACGCCGCGACATCTGGGGCAGTGCCACCGACGCCCTGGCTTCGACCGCGCATTACCTGCAGAGCTCGGGCTGGCAACGCGGCCAGCCATGGGGATTTGAAGTGCGACTCAAAGAGGGCTTCAACTACCCCCTCGCCGATGGTGCGATCCGCAAGCCCGTCTCCGAATGGCTGCAATTGGGCGTCAGCCTGCCCAACGGCGGCCAGGTTCCGGCCGGCGCCGAACACCTGTCGGCGGCCCTGCTGCTACCGGCTGGCTATCGCGGCCCGGCGTTCCTGGTCCTCGACAACTTCCGCGCGATTCTCAAGTACAACAACTCTTCGTCCTACGCATTGGCGGTAAGCCTGCTGTCCGAGCGCTTCGCCGGTGCGGGGCTGATCGACGGCCAATGGCCAAAGGATGACCTGCCCCTGAGCCGCAGCGAACGCATCGAATTGCAGACTTTGCTTGGCAAGCATAACTATGACGCCGGTACCCCCGACGGCATCATCGGCGCCAACACTCGCAAGGCCATCCGCAGCGCCCAGCAGTCGTTTGGCTGGCCGGCGGACGGGTACCCGACGCATCAGTTGCTGGAAGGGTTGCGTAACCGCTGA
- the lnt gene encoding apolipoprotein N-acyltransferase, which yields MRWITRPGWPGNLLAVVAGAITTLALAPFDIWPLALLAVGLFYAGLRELSPRQALGRGWCFGFGLFGAGTSWIYVSIHNFGGASVLLAGLLMLLFVAAIAWFFALPAWLWARWLRRNEAPLADALAFAALWLGQEAFRGWFLTGFPWLYSGYSQLDGPLAGLAPLGGMWLISFTLALTAALLYNALRLIRAGRKGFIAAGVLLLIGPWVAGVALKGHAWTSPSGDPLSVAAIQGNIEQSMKWDPEQLNAQLALYRDMSFASKRVDLLIWPETAVPVLKESAQGYLDMMGSFAAERHSALITGVPIRQLVRHEKRYFNGITVTGEGDGTYLKQKLVPFGEYVPLQDILRGLIAFFDLPMSDFARGPADQPLLQAKGYQIAPFICYEVVYPEFAASLSARSDLLLTISNDTWFGTSIGPLQHLQMAQMRALEAGRWMIRATNNGVTGLINPFGQITTSIPQFERGILYGEVVPMHDLTPYLQWRSWPLLILCVLLLGWALIASRMAKTV from the coding sequence ATGCGCTGGATAACCCGCCCCGGCTGGCCCGGTAACCTGCTGGCCGTGGTGGCCGGTGCGATCACCACCCTGGCTTTGGCGCCGTTCGATATCTGGCCGCTGGCACTGCTGGCGGTCGGATTGTTCTATGCCGGGCTGCGCGAGCTGTCGCCGCGCCAGGCCCTGGGCCGTGGCTGGTGCTTCGGTTTTGGCCTGTTTGGCGCCGGCACCAGCTGGATCTACGTCAGCATCCATAACTTCGGTGGCGCCTCGGTGCTGCTCGCTGGGTTGTTGATGCTGTTGTTCGTCGCCGCCATCGCCTGGTTCTTTGCCCTGCCCGCCTGGCTCTGGGCGCGCTGGTTGCGCCGTAACGAGGCGCCGCTGGCCGACGCCTTGGCCTTCGCCGCGCTGTGGCTGGGCCAGGAAGCCTTTCGCGGCTGGTTCCTCACTGGGTTCCCGTGGCTGTATTCCGGCTACAGCCAGCTCGACGGGCCGCTGGCCGGCCTCGCGCCGCTGGGCGGGATGTGGCTGATTTCCTTCACCCTGGCCCTGACCGCCGCGCTGCTGTACAACGCGCTGCGCCTGATCCGCGCCGGGCGCAAAGGTTTTATCGCCGCAGGTGTGCTGCTGTTGATCGGCCCATGGGTGGCCGGCGTGGCACTCAAGGGCCATGCCTGGACCAGCCCTTCGGGCGACCCGCTGAGCGTCGCGGCGATCCAGGGCAACATCGAACAAAGCATGAAGTGGGATCCGGAGCAGCTCAACGCGCAGTTGGCGTTGTACCGCGACATGAGCTTTGCCTCCAAGCGCGTCGACCTGCTGATCTGGCCTGAAACCGCGGTGCCGGTGCTCAAGGAATCGGCCCAGGGCTACCTGGACATGATGGGCAGCTTCGCCGCCGAGCGGCATTCGGCGTTGATCACCGGCGTACCGATTCGCCAACTGGTGCGCCACGAGAAGCGTTACTTCAATGGCATCACCGTGACCGGCGAAGGCGACGGCACCTACCTGAAGCAGAAACTCGTGCCGTTCGGCGAATACGTCCCCTTGCAGGACATCCTGCGTGGCCTGATTGCGTTCTTCGACCTGCCTATGTCCGACTTTGCCCGGGGCCCGGCCGACCAGCCATTGCTGCAAGCCAAGGGTTACCAGATCGCGCCATTCATCTGCTATGAAGTGGTCTACCCGGAATTTGCCGCCAGCCTCTCGGCCCGTAGCGACCTGCTGCTGACCATCAGCAACGACACCTGGTTCGGCACTTCCATCGGCCCGTTGCAGCACCTGCAAATGGCGCAGATGCGCGCCCTGGAAGCCGGACGCTGGATGATCCGCGCCACCAACAACGGCGTGACCGGCCTGATCAACCCCTTTGGCCAGATCACCACGAGTATCCCGCAATTCGAGCGTGGCATTCTCTATGGCGAAGTAGTACCGATGCACGACCTGACGCCGTACCTGCAATGGCGGTCGTGGCCGCTGCTCATCCTGTGCGTGTTGCTGCTGGGCTGGGCGTTGATCGCGAGCCGGATGGCCAAGACGGTTTAA
- the lptE gene encoding LPS assembly lipoprotein LptE, producing the protein MIKRNLLVMGLAVLLSACGFQLRGTGTTELAITELDLSARDAYGDTVKMLRETLENSGVKVYSGAPYKLVLIREQQSQRSLSYAGAGRSAEYELTNVLNYEIRGQNNLSLLDDKLQVQKVYLHDGNNITGSDQESSEVRSEMQRDLVQRMMLRLQQLSPTQLEQLQQTANARAKAEADALEAARKAEAETPQQSPMQIPAE; encoded by the coding sequence ATGATCAAACGTAATCTGCTGGTAATGGGCCTGGCGGTCCTGTTGAGCGCCTGCGGCTTCCAACTGCGCGGCACCGGCACCACCGAGCTGGCCATCACGGAGCTGGACCTCAGCGCGCGCGACGCTTATGGCGACACCGTTAAAATGCTGCGCGAAACCCTGGAGAACAGCGGGGTCAAGGTTTACAGCGGCGCGCCGTACAAGCTGGTATTGATCCGTGAACAGCAAAGCCAGCGCAGCCTGAGCTATGCCGGTGCCGGTCGTTCTGCCGAGTACGAGCTGACCAACGTGCTGAACTACGAGATCCGTGGCCAGAACAATCTGTCGCTGCTGGATGACAAGCTGCAAGTGCAGAAGGTCTACCTGCACGACGGCAACAACATCACCGGTTCCGACCAGGAGTCGAGCGAAGTGCGCAGCGAAATGCAGCGTGACCTCGTCCAGCGCATGATGCTGCGCCTGCAACAACTGAGCCCGACCCAGTTGGAACAACTGCAGCAGACCGCCAACGCCCGCGCCAAGGCTGAAGCCGATGCACTGGAAGCGGCACGCAAGGCTGAAGCGGAAACCCCGCAACAGTCGCCGATGCAAATCCCTGCTGAATAA
- a CDS encoding HlyC/CorC family transporter, producing MSEDRSSNGQKSWLGKLTQAFAHEPKNRQELLELLRDAHQNKLLDSEALAIVEGAIQVADLQVRDIMVPRSQMVSIKATQTPREFLPAVVDSAHSRYPVVGESHDDVMGVLLAKDLLPLILQENGDSFNIKDLLRPATFVPESKRLNVLLREFRANHNHMAIVIDEYGGVAGLVTIEDVLEQIVGDIEDEHDVEEDSYIKPLPSGDFLIKALTPIENFNEFFDSQFSDDEFDTVGGLVMSAFGHLPKRNETTEIGSWRFRILNADSRRIHLLRLSPIGR from the coding sequence ATGAGCGAAGATCGATCGAGCAACGGGCAGAAGTCATGGCTGGGCAAGCTCACCCAGGCTTTTGCCCATGAGCCGAAAAACCGCCAGGAGCTGCTGGAGCTGCTGCGCGATGCACACCAGAACAAATTGCTGGACAGCGAAGCGCTGGCCATCGTCGAAGGCGCCATCCAGGTCGCTGACCTGCAAGTACGCGACATCATGGTCCCGCGCTCGCAGATGGTCAGCATCAAGGCGACCCAGACCCCCCGCGAATTTTTGCCCGCCGTGGTCGACTCCGCTCACTCGCGCTACCCGGTGGTTGGCGAGAGCCATGACGACGTCATGGGCGTGCTGCTGGCCAAGGACCTGCTGCCGCTGATCCTTCAGGAAAACGGCGACAGCTTCAACATCAAGGATTTGCTGCGTCCGGCCACCTTCGTGCCCGAGTCCAAGCGCCTGAACGTGCTGCTGCGTGAATTCCGTGCCAACCACAACCACATGGCCATCGTCATCGACGAATACGGCGGCGTGGCCGGCCTGGTCACCATCGAAGACGTACTCGAACAAATCGTCGGCGACATCGAAGACGAACACGATGTCGAGGAAGACAGCTACATCAAGCCGTTGCCCAGCGGCGATTTCCTGATCAAGGCCCTGACGCCGATCGAGAACTTCAACGAATTCTTCGACAGCCAATTCTCCGACGATGAGTTCGACACCGTCGGTGGCCTGGTGATGAGCGCTTTCGGGCACCTGCCCAAGCGCAACGAAACCACGGAAATCGGCTCTTGGCGCTTCCGCATCCTGAATGCCGACAGCCGTCGGATTCATCTGCTGCGCCTGTCCCCCATTGGCCGATAA
- the arfA gene encoding alternative ribosome rescue factor ArfA yields the protein MSKKPSKHGPNKAKSIIAQPLFRSRQERPTKGKGSYRREAFQSDNWEASCFVAA from the coding sequence ATGAGCAAAAAGCCATCCAAGCATGGCCCCAACAAGGCCAAGTCCATCATCGCCCAGCCCCTGTTCCGCAGTCGTCAGGAACGACCCACCAAGGGCAAAGGCAGCTACCGCCGCGAAGCCTTCCAGTCTGACAACTGGGAGGCTTCTTGCTTTGTGGCAGCTTGA
- a CDS encoding YdcF family protein — MPFRYFIKTLLLPPGLLLLLLALAWWWRNSRPRLARLCFFVGLGGFWLMSLPVVVQWSARALEREPPLLRSDWATLAQRADAIVVLGSGRERGDLAWGADQPTGIGLERQRYAARLAKASGLPVLTTGGLHYGTPPSEAKLMADSMLDDFGVSVRWQEDRSRTTWENAQMSAEILLPAGIKRVVVVTQAWHMPRAVWSFQRSGLEVVPAPVGFLGQDNARPLGGWMPEFKSIWQSGQLMNEAVGLVGYWMFYR, encoded by the coding sequence ATGCCGTTTCGTTATTTCATCAAAACACTTTTATTGCCGCCCGGCCTTCTTTTGCTGCTGTTGGCGCTCGCCTGGTGGTGGCGCAACTCCCGGCCGCGCCTGGCCCGCCTGTGCTTTTTCGTTGGGTTGGGGGGCTTCTGGCTGATGAGCCTGCCCGTGGTCGTGCAATGGAGCGCCAGGGCGCTGGAACGCGAACCGCCGCTGCTGCGCAGTGACTGGGCGACCCTGGCCCAGCGTGCCGACGCCATTGTGGTGCTCGGTTCTGGCCGCGAGCGCGGTGACCTGGCCTGGGGCGCCGACCAACCCACCGGCATCGGCCTGGAGCGCCAGCGTTATGCGGCGCGCCTGGCCAAGGCGTCGGGGTTGCCGGTGCTGACGACCGGCGGCTTGCACTACGGCACCCCACCCAGCGAAGCCAAGCTGATGGCCGATTCGATGCTGGATGATTTCGGCGTCAGCGTTCGCTGGCAGGAAGATCGCAGCCGCACAACCTGGGAAAACGCCCAGATGAGCGCCGAGATCCTCCTGCCAGCCGGCATCAAGCGGGTCGTGGTGGTGACCCAGGCGTGGCACATGCCACGGGCGGTCTGGAGTTTCCAGCGGTCGGGGCTTGAAGTGGTGCCGGCACCGGTAGGGTTCCTGGGACAGGACAATGCCCGGCCGTTGGGCGGCTGGATGCCGGAGTTCAAGTCGATCTGGCAGTCGGGGCAGTTGATGAATGAGGCGGTGGGGCTGGTGGGGTATTGGATGTTCTACCGCTGA
- the leuS gene encoding leucine--tRNA ligase: MHEHYQPREIEAAAQSFWDEQKSFEVSEQPGKETYYCLSMFPYPSGKLHMGHVRNYTIGDVISRYQRMQGKNVLQPMGWDAFGMPAENAAMKNNVAPAKWTYENIAYMKTQLRSLGLAVDWSREVTTCKPEYYRWEQWLFTRLFEKGVIYRKNGTVNWDPVDQTVLANEQVIDGRGWRSGALIEKREIPMYYFKITAYADELLESLDELTGWPEQVKTMQRNWIGKSRGMEVQFPYDVASIGEAGTLKVFTTRPDTLMGATYVAVAAEHPLATLAARNNPELQAFIAECKGGSVAEADVATQEKKGLPTSLFVEHPLTGEKLPVWVANYVLMHYGDGAVMAVPAHDERDFEFAHKYNLPIKAVVRTSAGDQTPAPWQDAYGEHGELINSGEFDGLDFPGAFDAIEVALIKKNLGASRTQFRLRDWGISRQRYWGCPIPIVHCDSCGDVPVPEDQLPVVLPEDVVPDGAGSPLARMPEFYECSCPKCGAPAKRETDTMDTFVESSWYYARYASPHYEGGLVEKSAADHWLPVDQYIGGIEHAILHLLYARFFHKLMRDEGLVSSNEPFKNLLTQGMVIAETYYRREANGAYTWFNPTEVELERDSKAKVISAKLIADGLPVEIGGTEKMAKSKNNGVDPQSMIDQFGADTCRLFMMFASPPDMSAEWSDSGVEGSHRFLKRVWRLAQAHVTQGLPGKLDISGLNDEQKAVRRSIHLAIKQASHDVGQNHKFNTAIAQVMTLMNVLEKAAQGTEQDRALVHEGLEAVTLLLAPITPHISHELWNQLGHADPVIDAGWPVVDETALVQDSLTLVIQVNGKLRGQIEMPASASREEVEAAARANENVLRFVDGLTIRKVIVVPGKLVNIVAS, from the coding sequence ATGCACGAACACTACCAGCCCCGTGAAATCGAAGCCGCCGCCCAGTCGTTCTGGGACGAGCAAAAGTCCTTTGAAGTCAGTGAACAGCCAGGCAAGGAGACTTACTACTGCCTGTCGATGTTCCCTTACCCCAGCGGCAAGCTACACATGGGGCACGTGCGCAACTACACCATCGGCGACGTGATCTCCCGCTATCAGCGCATGCAAGGCAAGAACGTCCTGCAACCCATGGGTTGGGACGCCTTCGGCATGCCGGCGGAAAACGCCGCGATGAAGAACAACGTGGCCCCCGCCAAGTGGACCTACGAAAACATCGCCTACATGAAGACCCAGCTGCGCAGCCTGGGCCTGGCCGTGGACTGGTCCCGCGAGGTCACCACCTGCAAGCCCGAGTACTACCGCTGGGAACAATGGCTGTTCACCCGCCTGTTCGAAAAAGGCGTGATCTACCGCAAGAACGGCACCGTTAACTGGGACCCGGTGGACCAGACCGTACTGGCCAACGAGCAAGTGATCGACGGTCGCGGCTGGCGTTCCGGCGCGCTGATCGAAAAGCGCGAAATCCCGATGTACTACTTCAAGATCACCGCCTACGCCGATGAACTGCTGGAGAGCCTCGACGAACTGACTGGCTGGCCTGAACAGGTCAAGACCATGCAGCGCAACTGGATCGGCAAGTCCCGGGGCATGGAAGTCCAATTCCCCTACGACGTCGCCTCCATTGGCGAAGCCGGCACCCTGAAGGTCTTCACCACCCGTCCGGACACGCTGATGGGTGCCACCTATGTTGCCGTGGCCGCCGAGCACCCGCTGGCGACCCTGGCCGCCCGCAACAACCCCGAGTTGCAGGCGTTCATTGCCGAATGCAAGGGTGGCAGCGTCGCCGAAGCCGATGTCGCCACCCAAGAGAAGAAAGGCCTGCCGACCTCGCTGTTCGTCGAGCACCCGCTCACCGGTGAGAAACTGCCGGTGTGGGTCGCCAACTACGTACTGATGCATTACGGCGACGGCGCGGTCATGGCCGTACCGGCCCACGACGAACGCGACTTCGAATTCGCCCACAAGTACAACCTGCCGATCAAGGCCGTGGTGCGCACCAGCGCCGGCGACCAGACCCCGGCGCCTTGGCAGGACGCCTATGGTGAGCACGGCGAGCTGATCAACTCCGGTGAGTTCGACGGCCTGGATTTCCCCGGCGCGTTCGATGCCATCGAAGTGGCCCTGATCAAGAAGAACCTCGGAGCCTCGCGCACCCAGTTCCGCCTGCGGGACTGGGGCATCAGCCGCCAGCGCTACTGGGGCTGCCCGATCCCGATCGTGCACTGCGACAGCTGTGGCGACGTACCGGTGCCGGAAGATCAACTGCCCGTGGTCCTGCCCGAAGACGTCGTACCCGATGGCGCCGGCTCGCCCCTGGCACGCATGCCTGAGTTCTATGAGTGCAGTTGCCCGAAATGCGGCGCACCGGCCAAGCGTGAAACCGACACCATGGACACCTTCGTCGAGTCCTCGTGGTACTACGCCCGCTACGCCTCGCCGCACTATGAAGGTGGCCTGGTGGAAAAATCCGCCGCTGACCACTGGTTGCCGGTGGATCAGTACATTGGCGGCATCGAACACGCCATTCTCCACCTGCTCTACGCGCGCTTTTTCCACAAGCTGATGCGTGACGAAGGCCTGGTGAGCTCCAACGAACCGTTCAAGAACCTGCTGACCCAAGGCATGGTGATCGCCGAGACTTACTATCGTCGCGAAGCCAACGGTGCCTACACCTGGTTCAACCCGACCGAAGTCGAACTCGAACGCGACAGCAAAGCCAAGGTGATCAGCGCCAAGCTGATCGCAGACGGCCTGCCGGTGGAAATCGGCGGCACCGAGAAAATGGCCAAGTCGAAGAACAACGGCGTTGACCCGCAATCGATGATCGACCAGTTCGGCGCCGACACCTGCCGCCTGTTCATGATGTTCGCCTCGCCACCTGACATGAGCGCGGAATGGTCGGACTCGGGCGTCGAGGGCTCGCATCGTTTCCTCAAGCGCGTCTGGCGCCTGGCTCAAGCCCACGTCACTCAAGGCCTGCCGGGCAAACTGGACATCAGCGGCCTGAACGACGAGCAGAAAGCCGTTCGCCGCTCGATCCACCTGGCCATCAAGCAGGCCAGCCATGACGTCGGCCAGAACCACAAATTCAACACCGCCATCGCCCAGGTGATGACGCTGATGAATGTCCTGGAAAAAGCCGCGCAAGGCACCGAACAGGATCGCGCACTGGTTCACGAAGGCCTGGAGGCCGTGACACTGCTGCTGGCTCCGATCACCCCGCACATCAGCCATGAGCTGTGGAATCAACTGGGTCACGCTGACCCGGTGATTGACGCCGGCTGGCCGGTGGTGGACGAAACCGCGCTGGTGCAGGACAGCCTGACCCTGGTCATCCAGGTCAACGGCAAGCTGCGCGGCCAGATAGAAATGCCTGCCAGCGCCAGCCGCGAAGAAGTCGAAGCCGCCGCTCGGGCCAATGAAAACGTGCTGCGCTTCGTCGACGGCCTGACGATTCGCAAAGTGATCGTCGTGCCCGGCAAACTGGTCAATATCGTCGCAAGCTAA
- the holA gene encoding DNA polymerase III subunit delta, translating to MKLPPAQLGKHLQGALAPVYIISGDDPLLCQEAADAIRAAARQQGFDERQVFAADASFDWGTLLQAGASMSLFAEKRLLELRLPSGKPGDKGAAALIEYCSRPAEDTVLLISLPKLDGSAQKTKWGKALVEGQQTQFVQIWPVDVSQLPSWIRQRLSQAGLSASQDAVELIAARVEGNLLAAAQEIEKLKLMAEGGQITVETVQAAVADSARFDVFGLTDAILNGEAAHALRMLEGLRGEGVEPPVILWALARELRLLANLSLQYSQGVPLDKAFSQARPPVWDKRKPLMSKALQRYSAPRWAQLLLEAQRIDAQIKGQAAGSPWMSLSRLSLLMAGQRLTLPAE from the coding sequence ATGAAGCTGCCCCCCGCCCAACTCGGCAAACACCTGCAAGGCGCCCTTGCGCCGGTCTACATCATCAGCGGCGATGACCCATTGCTGTGCCAGGAAGCCGCCGACGCCATTCGTGCAGCCGCCCGCCAACAAGGCTTCGACGAACGCCAGGTATTCGCCGCCGATGCCAGTTTCGACTGGGGCACCCTGTTGCAGGCCGGGGCGAGCATGTCGCTGTTCGCCGAAAAACGCCTGCTGGAGCTGCGCCTGCCGTCTGGCAAACCTGGCGACAAGGGCGCCGCCGCGCTGATCGAGTATTGCTCGCGGCCCGCCGAAGACACGGTGCTGCTGATCAGCCTGCCGAAACTTGACGGCAGCGCGCAGAAAACCAAATGGGGCAAAGCCCTGGTCGAAGGCCAGCAAACCCAGTTCGTGCAGATCTGGCCGGTGGACGTCAGTCAGTTGCCGAGCTGGATCCGCCAGCGCCTGTCCCAGGCCGGCCTGTCGGCCAGCCAGGATGCAGTGGAGCTGATCGCCGCCCGGGTCGAAGGCAACCTGCTGGCCGCCGCCCAGGAGATCGAAAAGCTCAAGCTGATGGCCGAGGGCGGGCAGATCACCGTGGAAACGGTACAGGCCGCCGTGGCCGACAGCGCACGCTTCGATGTCTTCGGACTGACCGATGCGATCCTCAACGGCGAAGCCGCTCATGCCCTGCGCATGCTCGAAGGCCTGCGCGGCGAAGGCGTCGAGCCACCGGTGATCCTCTGGGCCCTGGCCCGGGAATTGCGCCTGCTGGCCAACCTGTCATTGCAATACAGCCAGGGCGTACCGCTGGACAAAGCCTTCAGCCAGGCCCGCCCGCCGGTGTGGGACAAGCGCAAACCGCTGATGAGCAAGGCCCTGCAACGCTATTCGGCACCGCGCTGGGCGCAATTGCTGCTCGAAGCCCAACGCATCGATGCGCAGATCAAGGGCCAGGCCGCAGGCTCACCGTGGATGAGCCTGAGCCGGTTGTCGCTGTTGATGGCCGGGCAGCGGCTGACCTTGCCTGCTGAATAA